A stretch of the Candidatus Finniella inopinata genome encodes the following:
- the dapD gene encoding 2,3,4,5-tetrahydropyridine-2,6-dicarboxylate N-succinyltransferase — translation MHQKHQSLIEKAWDERTGLQVTSVLSQAIQDILDSLGQGHLKIAEKIDGQWQVHQWLKKAVLLSFRVRPNQIKGADRHWYDKVPLKFEGWEQDHFEQGNIRVVPGAVVRESAYIGPDVVLMPSFVNVGAHVGQGTMVDTWSTIGSCAQIGKNCHISGGVGIGGVLEPLQANPVIIEDDCFIGARSEVAEGVIVEQGAVISMGVFLGASTKIVDRQSGEVFQGRVPAYSVVVPGTLPSSNPQGPHLACAVIVKKVDAQTRSKTSLNELLRY, via the coding sequence ATGCACCAAAAACACCAATCTCTTATTGAAAAGGCTTGGGACGAAAGAACTGGCCTTCAAGTAACGTCCGTTTTAAGTCAAGCCATTCAAGATATTTTGGATTCCCTGGGCCAAGGACATCTTAAGATTGCTGAGAAGATTGACGGCCAATGGCAGGTGCACCAATGGTTAAAAAAAGCAGTGCTATTATCTTTTCGTGTTCGTCCCAACCAAATCAAGGGGGCCGATCGCCACTGGTACGACAAGGTACCTTTAAAGTTTGAAGGCTGGGAACAAGATCATTTTGAACAGGGAAACATCAGAGTTGTGCCGGGCGCTGTTGTTCGCGAATCTGCCTACATCGGGCCTGACGTGGTATTAATGCCGTCTTTTGTTAATGTGGGGGCGCACGTGGGCCAGGGCACTATGGTTGATACCTGGTCAACGATTGGGTCCTGTGCCCAGATTGGAAAGAATTGCCATATATCGGGCGGTGTGGGTATCGGTGGGGTGCTGGAGCCGTTGCAGGCGAACCCAGTGATTATTGAGGACGATTGCTTTATAGGCGCCCGAAGCGAGGTTGCTGAGGGGGTCATTGTCGAGCAAGGCGCCGTTATTTCCATGGGCGTCTTCCTTGGCGCCTCGACCAAGATTGTTGATCGTCAAAGTGGCGAGGTCTTTCAAGGGCGGGTGCCGGCTTATTCGGTCGTAGTTCCTGGAACTTTACCGTCATCGAATCCACAAGGGCCGCATTTGGCGTGCGCCGTTATTGTTAAAAAGGTCGATGCCCAAACCCGCAGCAAAACTAGTTTGAACGAGTTGTTGCGATATTGA
- a CDS encoding DNA translocase FtsK: protein MIFGSSRQFLPNAAKAFLKKSFKQLVGLCLLVATVVSLVCFLGYNPKDPSLNTATDSGTITNWLGQGGALVADVITQLFGYSGLLAFFIIACWGWKFWRQPDFTIPSFRILNGLIAVISFSIFLNGWFTWKSWKIIHAGGALGCLLVNALQSLFRAWSVLAFFKPFLWAVGFMSLALAWYAAGLSWTSLRGFVHMVIRGVQKISNFVGRTVLKTNWVKKSDVLIKKSSQTLPPWLKGLETAESRFIQPIPSFSEEEPLDEFVDDVAFDEEVPQPVKPLRKKVSAAPSAEEILASRGHSDEYQLPTLDLLDPTSSNTKNVKMLSQESLESASKQLHSVLEEFGIRGEIVNIRPGPVVTMYELKPAAGIKTSRVIGLADDIARSMSALSVRIAVIPGQNVIGIELPNPYRQTVYLRELLSSPEYQQLDKGLPLILGKDIGGQPSIADLTRMPHLLVAGTTGSGKSVSINTMILSLLYKFSPERCKFIMIDPKMLELSIYDDIPHLLTPVVTDAKKAVVALKWAVKEMENRYRAMAKLSVRNVDGFNARLAEARKNGELLMRRVQTGFDPDSGKPTFENQPLDFAPLPYIVVVVDEMADLMLVAGKEIEMAVQRLAQMARAAGIHLIMATQRPSVDVITGTIKANFPTRISFQVTSKIDSRTILGEQGAEQLLGQGDMLYMAGGGRISRVHGPFIRDEEVERIVKFLKLQGEPSYLESITEDEEGATESGEGDDKGGGNDLYRQAMDLVLSEGKVSTSFIQRHLQIGYNRAARIVDQMEKAGVISAANHVGKREILK from the coding sequence ATGATTTTTGGTTCCTCTCGTCAGTTTTTGCCCAACGCTGCTAAAGCTTTTCTTAAAAAAAGTTTTAAGCAGCTGGTGGGACTGTGTCTGTTGGTAGCCACAGTCGTCAGCTTGGTTTGTTTTCTGGGCTATAACCCAAAGGATCCGTCTTTAAACACAGCTACAGACTCCGGCACTATTACCAATTGGCTGGGCCAAGGGGGGGCGCTTGTTGCAGATGTCATTACCCAATTATTCGGCTATTCCGGGCTTTTGGCCTTTTTCATTATTGCGTGTTGGGGATGGAAATTTTGGCGGCAACCTGACTTCACGATTCCTTCCTTTCGCATTTTAAACGGGTTGATCGCTGTTATTAGTTTTAGCATTTTTTTGAATGGGTGGTTCACCTGGAAAAGCTGGAAAATCATCCATGCTGGCGGGGCTTTGGGGTGCCTGTTGGTCAATGCTCTGCAATCGTTGTTTCGTGCCTGGTCGGTTCTGGCTTTTTTTAAACCCTTTTTATGGGCGGTGGGGTTTATGTCCTTAGCGCTGGCGTGGTATGCGGCCGGCCTTTCATGGACAAGCCTAAGGGGTTTTGTGCATATGGTTATCCGCGGAGTTCAAAAAATCAGCAACTTTGTCGGGCGTACGGTACTTAAAACAAATTGGGTCAAAAAAAGTGATGTGTTGATCAAAAAAAGTTCTCAAACCCTGCCACCTTGGTTAAAAGGCCTTGAAACAGCCGAGTCTAGATTTATTCAGCCAATTCCCTCTTTTTCAGAGGAAGAACCACTGGATGAATTTGTGGATGACGTTGCATTTGATGAAGAGGTTCCACAGCCAGTAAAGCCGCTCCGCAAAAAGGTTTCAGCGGCACCGTCGGCCGAGGAAATCTTGGCTAGTCGCGGGCATTCTGACGAATACCAGCTGCCCACGTTGGATCTGTTGGATCCAACCAGTTCAAATACAAAAAACGTTAAGATGCTAAGCCAAGAAAGTTTGGAGAGTGCGTCCAAGCAGTTGCATTCGGTTTTGGAAGAATTTGGTATTCGCGGGGAAATTGTCAATATCCGCCCCGGGCCCGTGGTAACCATGTACGAATTAAAGCCAGCGGCCGGCATTAAGACATCCCGAGTTATTGGGTTGGCAGATGATATTGCCCGTTCGATGAGTGCGCTGTCGGTTCGCATTGCTGTCATTCCCGGCCAAAATGTTATTGGTATTGAATTGCCAAATCCGTATCGCCAAACGGTTTATTTGCGCGAATTGTTATCAAGCCCCGAATACCAACAGTTGGACAAAGGGCTGCCGTTGATATTGGGTAAAGACATTGGCGGTCAACCCAGCATTGCTGACCTGACCCGCATGCCGCATTTATTGGTGGCGGGAACCACGGGGTCAGGTAAGTCAGTGTCGATCAACACGATGATTTTGTCGTTGTTGTATAAGTTTTCGCCAGAGCGCTGCAAGTTCATCATGATTGATCCGAAGATGTTGGAGTTGTCCATTTATGACGATATTCCCCACCTGTTAACGCCTGTAGTGACCGATGCTAAGAAAGCCGTCGTGGCGCTGAAATGGGCGGTGAAGGAAATGGAAAATCGCTATCGCGCCATGGCAAAATTAAGTGTGCGCAATGTGGATGGTTTTAACGCCCGCCTGGCAGAGGCACGCAAGAATGGCGAGCTGTTAATGCGGCGGGTGCAAACAGGTTTTGATCCTGATTCAGGCAAACCAACCTTTGAAAACCAACCTCTGGATTTTGCGCCCCTCCCCTATATTGTTGTTGTGGTCGATGAAATGGCCGACTTGATGTTGGTGGCTGGTAAGGAAATTGAAATGGCCGTACAGCGATTGGCCCAGATGGCCCGTGCTGCGGGAATTCATCTGATTATGGCAACCCAACGCCCCTCGGTCGATGTGATCACAGGGACCATTAAGGCGAACTTTCCAACCCGCATCAGTTTTCAAGTTACATCCAAGATTGACAGCCGCACCATTTTGGGCGAACAAGGGGCGGAACAATTATTGGGCCAAGGGGATATGCTCTACATGGCCGGTGGGGGGCGCATTAGTCGCGTCCATGGCCCCTTTATCAGAGATGAAGAAGTTGAACGGATTGTCAAATTCTTGAAATTACAGGGCGAGCCAAGCTATTTGGAAAGCATTACCGAAGACGAAGAGGGTGCCACTGAATCTGGTGAGGGGGATGATAAAGGCGGTGGCAATGACTTGTATCGTCAGGCGATGGATTTAGTCCTAAGCGAGGGGAAAGTGTCGACCAGTTTCATTCAACGCCATTTACAAATAGGCTATAATCGCGCTGCCCGCATCGTTGACCAAATGGAAAAGGCGGGCGTGATTAGTGCTGCCAACCATGTGGGTAAACGGGAAATTTTGAAATAG
- a CDS encoding DMT family transporter, which produces MTASNKSNLNLTPFYGAGLIVLVAVLTTISNGLTHSLPKTLSSSQILFFKSCIGFLLVVAWHRTTLKQLLTTQNLKWQFLKGFAGAAGNGFWIAAVQVLPLADSSALSLTSALMTTAGAYYFFSENPTRPLLWAIGVGFVGVLVILKPSSAIFNVYSLYPLLSAFAFTASSLIIKKVAVKDSSQTTLCYLLFFMALCSFLPAIYYWQPVEMNAVLRLAGIAVLYLLGQLALIEAYTYTQAAFLAPFKFARFPLAIASGWLFFGEHFSWSTLAGGGLIIASYFYLGAVTHRLRKVKPLN; this is translated from the coding sequence ATGACTGCTTCTAACAAATCTAACTTAAACCTGACCCCCTTTTACGGGGCTGGGTTGATTGTGTTGGTGGCGGTGCTCACAACGATCAGCAACGGCCTGACGCACTCGCTGCCAAAGACGCTTTCCAGCAGTCAGATTCTGTTTTTTAAATCATGTATTGGTTTTTTGCTGGTTGTGGCCTGGCATCGGACAACTTTGAAACAGCTGCTAACTACCCAAAACCTAAAGTGGCAATTTCTAAAGGGGTTTGCGGGTGCGGCCGGTAACGGTTTTTGGATTGCCGCAGTGCAGGTGTTGCCCCTGGCTGACAGCAGTGCCCTGTCGTTAACCAGTGCGTTAATGACAACAGCCGGCGCCTATTATTTCTTTTCTGAAAACCCCACACGCCCGTTGTTATGGGCCATTGGCGTGGGATTTGTCGGAGTGTTGGTTATTCTTAAACCCTCCTCAGCGATTTTTAATGTTTACAGTTTGTACCCCCTGTTATCGGCTTTCGCGTTCACAGCCTCCTCCCTCATTATCAAAAAAGTTGCGGTTAAAGATTCATCACAAACGACTTTGTGTTATCTGTTGTTTTTCATGGCATTGTGCAGCTTTTTACCCGCCATTTATTATTGGCAACCTGTCGAGATGAATGCGGTTCTGCGGCTGGCCGGCATCGCCGTTTTATACCTGTTGGGGCAGCTGGCGCTGATCGAGGCCTATACCTATACCCAGGCGGCTTTCCTGGCACCCTTTAAATTTGCCCGTTTCCCCCTGGCCATCGCGTCGGGCTGGTTGTTTTTCGGTGAACACTTTTCATGGTCAACGTTGGCGGGGGGTGGGCTGATCATCGCTTCCTATTTTTACCTGGGGGCCGTTACCCATCGCTTGAGAAAAGTTAAGCCTCTAAATTAA
- a CDS encoding tetratricopeptide repeat protein produces MKKNFFYLCVLFVWSVGGAYAAAAASDASAALEKPQNMSCMAWLEQLETKRDKLLQQVKDKESCKELYKCADEISATIGGKYGISSTPATEQERETIIRSIHRTRQMIPSSLNLMAVYLGEHTYSTGVLSEDLLLEIAKGTQTDPELLRSHLAAIAVVDGASFSLKAGDRLYLPNIKPNILLIHHDEWKDDLEWLLGPIFESAKRPPLVETLIQTLTKVAKTKDAPLNTFLESEAYKEFIKGEEEYVNTSFFEFCHSLNETSHHLSAYERKCLQILARLKIGTAEQNLKLISTIEVNITGDIEKYVVDIEGKPDSVLVGLLYVNAGKKLEKPESWIKAVCEKILNDPGAGHYTLIKFLQAVKQLKIQDGSLVKRIGEKLLKLKDLRPDDLMIAAIALKELGNPDLELEAWQKLIGYHNVPVRQLTDAAVAFNRLDKNDLALTAWNRAIEHEEAATIHADDLIWAVRNLGELGKGKSKTIDLLNKAIDYSEVTPDDLIWTADALEKSGLGTSRTLELVNKALGHKDADTLNPSSLCWAAERLQKSGENDRALEILNQATDHRDITPDELIWAANALEKLPDSDLKTQTQQKIEKLRSEKQ; encoded by the coding sequence ATGAAAAAAAACTTTTTTTACCTGTGTGTGCTTTTTGTTTGGTCAGTTGGGGGCGCTTATGCCGCGGCGGCAGCAAGCGATGCGTCTGCGGCATTGGAAAAGCCCCAAAATATGTCCTGTATGGCTTGGCTTGAACAGCTTGAGACAAAAAGAGATAAGCTATTGCAACAGGTCAAGGATAAAGAGTCATGCAAGGAATTGTATAAGTGTGCCGATGAGATTTCTGCCACTATCGGTGGTAAATATGGCATTTCCTCTACCCCAGCTACAGAACAGGAGAGAGAAACAATTATTCGGTCCATACACAGGACACGTCAAATGATTCCTTCTTCGCTGAATTTAATGGCCGTCTACCTCGGGGAGCATACATATTCAACAGGCGTCTTATCTGAAGATTTATTGCTTGAAATTGCTAAGGGTACGCAAACGGATCCGGAGCTTCTTCGCAGCCATTTGGCGGCCATAGCTGTGGTCGACGGGGCCAGTTTTTCATTAAAAGCAGGTGATCGTCTTTATCTGCCAAATATAAAACCTAATATCCTGCTTATTCATCACGACGAGTGGAAGGACGATTTAGAATGGCTGTTGGGCCCCATATTTGAATCGGCAAAGAGGCCCCCCCTTGTTGAGACACTGATTCAGACGCTGACAAAGGTTGCAAAGACCAAAGATGCGCCCTTAAATACCTTTTTAGAATCTGAGGCTTATAAAGAATTTATTAAGGGGGAGGAAGAGTATGTTAACACATCGTTTTTTGAATTTTGTCATTCACTTAACGAAACATCTCATCATCTGTCGGCCTATGAAAGAAAATGCCTTCAGATTCTTGCGCGTCTTAAAATAGGCACTGCTGAACAAAACCTGAAATTGATATCCACAATTGAAGTTAATATAACAGGTGATATTGAAAAATATGTCGTTGACATAGAAGGTAAGCCTGATTCAGTTCTGGTTGGGCTGCTTTACGTAAACGCTGGTAAAAAATTAGAAAAACCTGAGAGCTGGATCAAAGCAGTCTGCGAAAAGATCCTGAATGATCCTGGGGCGGGTCATTATACACTAATAAAGTTTTTGCAAGCTGTAAAACAATTAAAAATACAGGATGGCTCATTAGTAAAAAGAATTGGGGAAAAGTTATTGAAACTTAAGGATTTAAGGCCGGATGATTTAATGATTGCGGCCATAGCGCTTAAAGAGCTGGGTAACCCTGACTTGGAATTAGAAGCATGGCAGAAGTTAATAGGCTATCATAATGTCCCAGTGCGTCAATTAACAGATGCAGCCGTGGCCTTTAATCGATTGGATAAAAACGATCTGGCATTAACAGCCTGGAACCGAGCAATTGAGCATGAAGAGGCAGCCACCATTCATGCGGATGATTTAATCTGGGCTGTCCGAAACTTGGGAGAATTGGGTAAAGGAAAAAGCAAGACAATAGACCTTCTTAACAAGGCAATCGACTATTCCGAGGTTACGCCGGATGATTTAATCTGGACCGCCGATGCGCTTGAAAAATCGGGTTTAGGAACATCCAGGACATTAGAACTTGTAAACAAGGCACTTGGTCATAAAGACGCAGACACCCTCAATCCGAGTAGTTTATGCTGGGCCGCCGAGAGGCTTCAAAAATCAGGTGAAAACGATCGGGCATTAGAAATCTTAAATCAGGCAACTGATCATCGCGACATTACGCCGGATGAGTTAATCTGGGCGGCCAATGCGCTTGAAAAATTGCCTGATTCTGACTTAAAAACACAGACTCAGCAGAAAATTGAAAAATTACGTTCTGAAAAACAATAA
- a CDS encoding energy transducer TonB: protein MKLNKALPISLLLHGLAFAGTGWIVSVGDFKGETANVSRPVCVEVQWITPSSLSCLPPESIPLSQETGCLPQPPKRLHPKKMPPQPGPCSLQENPEDGMANVVLVPFPNNPVPTYPEEARRQGLKGEMIVTLTINAAGLVVKIDVKQGNDIAPILKEAVFEAVKKWRFTRHDKSGKPLSVTLPIVFNLEA from the coding sequence ATGAAGCTAAATAAAGCCCTGCCCATATCCCTTTTACTGCATGGACTGGCCTTCGCTGGCACAGGTTGGATCGTCTCAGTCGGCGATTTTAAGGGCGAGACGGCCAATGTTTCACGACCCGTTTGTGTTGAGGTTCAATGGATTACCCCGTCTTCTCTTTCATGCTTGCCACCTGAATCCATACCTCTGAGCCAAGAAACTGGTTGTTTGCCTCAGCCTCCTAAAAGACTCCATCCAAAGAAAATGCCCCCCCAGCCTGGCCCTTGCAGCCTTCAAGAAAACCCAGAGGATGGGATGGCGAACGTTGTTCTTGTGCCTTTTCCGAACAATCCCGTTCCAACCTACCCCGAAGAAGCCAGAAGACAAGGCCTGAAGGGCGAAATGATTGTGACGCTTACAATTAATGCCGCCGGCTTAGTGGTTAAAATTGATGTGAAACAAGGCAATGACATAGCACCTATTTTAAAAGAAGCAGTTTTTGAGGCCGTTAAGAAATGGCGTTTCACCCGCCATGACAAATCCGGAAAACCCCTCTCGGTTACGTTGCCAATTGTGTTTAATTTAGAGGCTTAA
- the recO gene encoding DNA repair protein RecO, which produces MEWHDKGIVLSQRPWSESYSIVSIFTPTQGRHVGLIRPGRKPEARNQLQPGNFVQATWKARLADHLGRWQIEMDRATWTPLANIPKRLAALSSVCTLLDQGLPERHLYADLYKSVEKFLQSLATDDHWQTQYVQFELDLLATLGFGLTLDCCAVTRSTENLIYVSPKSGHAVSEDVGRPYADRLLRLPTFLLQEQLTPSEQEMRLALNLTGYFLHRYVFENKPLPVVRQQVL; this is translated from the coding sequence ATGGAGTGGCACGATAAAGGCATTGTCTTAAGCCAGCGCCCCTGGAGCGAGAGTTACTCCATTGTCAGCATTTTCACCCCAACCCAGGGTCGTCATGTGGGTCTTATACGGCCGGGACGCAAGCCAGAGGCACGCAACCAGTTGCAGCCTGGTAACTTCGTTCAGGCCACCTGGAAAGCCCGCCTGGCTGATCATTTGGGCCGATGGCAGATAGAGATGGATCGGGCGACCTGGACGCCGCTGGCCAACATTCCCAAGCGCCTGGCCGCCCTTAGTTCCGTTTGTACGTTGTTGGACCAAGGGTTACCTGAACGGCATCTTTATGCTGATTTATACAAAAGCGTTGAAAAATTCCTGCAAAGTTTAGCAACCGATGACCATTGGCAAACGCAGTATGTGCAGTTTGAGCTGGACCTTTTGGCGACGTTAGGGTTTGGCTTAACCCTTGATTGTTGCGCCGTGACGCGGTCGACAGAAAACCTGATCTATGTCTCGCCTAAGTCGGGTCATGCCGTCAGTGAAGATGTAGGGAGGCCCTACGCCGATCGATTATTAAGGTTGCCTACTTTTCTGTTACAGGAACAGCTGACACCGTCAGAGCAAGAGATGCGCCTTGCCCTGAACTTAACGGGGTATTTTCTGCATCGCTATGTGTTTGAGAACAAACCCCTTCCTGTTGTCCGACAGCAGGTGTTGTAG
- the recJ gene encoding single-stranded-DNA-specific exonuclease RecJ, whose protein sequence is MANDPFLSATGKKWELPKGDERLIMALTQRYQLPDIICRLLVNRGITLETAESYLRPKLMTLMPDPSCLLDMAKAVDRVIDALVKRQKIVVYGDYDVDGACASALLRQYFRHINWPIDLYIPDRIEEGYGANTQALEDLHKKGAQLVLMVDCGTTAFEPLSRARDLGLDVIIFDHHTAEPKLPPVAALVNPNRLDQDAATTAQLGHLCAAGVTYLFLVALQRALRQQNWFVENSVAEPNLLQFLDLVALATVCDVMPLTGLNRGFVTQGLKVLHQRQNLGLRVLADVAGVGEAMTTYHLGFVLGPRINAGGRVGKSDLGSRLLTSVDGLQSKDLASQLHALNLERQAIEKGVLEQAIEQVEALDLVKNPVLLVSGQGWHPGVIGIVASRLKERYNRPACVVGFDGDHGKGSGRSVSGVCLGTAMHVAVHQDLLEKGGGHAMAAGFSVHKSKYDAFYDFLNQHLGKHLQNYAPTLRLDGYLSVGGLTPEFLEVLQRLEPYGQGNASPRFAFSPVNIGYLDTVGENHLRCQITDQSGNRLKAMAFRSKDTLLGDYLQKAFLEKRLIQVAGTIHLNTWLGNQQITLYIDDAMDA, encoded by the coding sequence ATGGCGAACGATCCTTTCCTATCTGCCACTGGTAAAAAGTGGGAGTTACCTAAGGGTGATGAGCGGTTGATTATGGCTCTTACCCAACGTTATCAGCTTCCCGATATTATCTGCCGTCTATTGGTTAACCGGGGTATTACCCTGGAGACAGCTGAAAGTTACCTGCGGCCAAAGTTGATGACGTTGATGCCGGATCCATCTTGTTTATTGGATATGGCCAAGGCGGTAGACCGAGTGATTGATGCCCTTGTCAAACGTCAAAAGATCGTGGTGTATGGCGATTACGACGTGGATGGGGCTTGCGCCTCTGCGCTTTTGCGGCAGTATTTTCGTCACATTAATTGGCCTATTGACCTTTATATTCCCGACCGTATCGAGGAAGGGTATGGTGCCAACACCCAGGCACTGGAAGACCTGCACAAAAAGGGCGCGCAGCTTGTTTTAATGGTTGATTGTGGCACGACCGCCTTTGAACCGCTGAGCCGTGCACGGGATCTGGGTCTGGATGTGATCATTTTTGACCACCATACGGCCGAGCCGAAACTGCCCCCCGTTGCGGCCCTGGTGAACCCCAATCGCCTGGATCAGGATGCGGCCACAACAGCCCAGCTTGGGCACTTATGTGCAGCTGGGGTCACCTATTTGTTTTTGGTCGCTTTGCAGCGTGCTTTACGTCAACAAAATTGGTTTGTTGAAAATAGCGTAGCTGAGCCCAATTTATTGCAATTTCTTGATTTGGTCGCCTTGGCAACCGTGTGCGATGTGATGCCGTTAACCGGCCTGAATAGAGGGTTTGTGACCCAAGGGTTAAAGGTTCTGCATCAGCGGCAAAATCTGGGCCTAAGAGTTTTGGCCGATGTGGCGGGTGTGGGCGAGGCGATGACAACCTATCACTTAGGGTTCGTTTTGGGCCCCCGTATCAATGCCGGCGGGCGCGTTGGAAAGTCTGATTTAGGCAGCCGTTTGTTAACCAGTGTGGATGGTCTGCAAAGCAAAGATCTGGCCAGTCAATTGCACGCCCTTAATCTGGAACGCCAAGCCATCGAAAAAGGCGTGTTGGAACAAGCCATCGAACAAGTTGAAGCCCTTGATCTGGTAAAGAATCCCGTTTTGTTGGTAAGCGGCCAAGGATGGCACCCCGGCGTGATTGGTATTGTGGCAAGTCGTTTGAAAGAACGATACAACCGCCCAGCCTGTGTTGTGGGGTTTGATGGCGACCATGGCAAGGGGTCAGGGCGATCCGTCAGTGGCGTGTGTCTTGGCACCGCCATGCACGTGGCCGTTCACCAAGACTTGCTGGAAAAAGGCGGTGGGCACGCCATGGCCGCTGGGTTTAGCGTTCATAAAAGCAAATATGATGCTTTTTATGATTTTTTGAATCAACACCTGGGCAAACATTTACAAAATTACGCGCCGACCTTGCGCCTGGACGGTTACCTGTCGGTGGGTGGCCTGACGCCTGAATTTCTGGAGGTATTGCAGCGGTTGGAACCCTATGGCCAGGGAAATGCGTCCCCCCGATTTGCGTTTAGCCCCGTAAACATAGGGTATTTAGATACGGTTGGTGAAAATCATTTGCGGTGTCAAATCACAGACCAATCAGGCAATCGCCTGAAAGCCATGGCCTTTCGGTCAAAGGACACCCTTTTGGGAGATTATCTTCAAAAAGCTTTCCTTGAAAAGCGGCTTATTCAAGTCGCCGGAACAATTCACCTAAACACATGGCTTGGTAATCAACAGATTACTTTGTATATCGATGATGCGATGGATGCATAA
- a CDS encoding Ppx/GppA phosphatase family protein, whose product MFKTPTSSKAAENDHHPMLGAIDLGTNSCRLLIASVNVASLKKSFFRRRPNLVGWKIIDSFAKIVRLGEGLHKNNELSSAAIQRALDALKTCRKKIDFHGVTHVRAVATEACRRATNGHILVERAKEELGLDIEIIEGKEEARLALTGCAAILNPKIPYAIVFDIGGGSTEVIWLRLSGNRGRPGYPIPFEVIDSISLPYGVVTISESYAQFAASPEIHRNLRDSVSHELGRFSERNQIQGHINDDSVQLVGSSGTVTTLAAIQVGLKQYERRMIDGLFIKTSRLHFISQKILAMSIPERAQHACIGAGRSDLVVVGSAILEGICDALPIPELRVADRGVREGILSELLVNLS is encoded by the coding sequence ATGTTTAAGACTCCGACTTCTTCCAAAGCTGCTGAAAACGACCATCATCCTATGCTGGGTGCTATTGATTTGGGTACCAATTCCTGTCGCCTGTTGATTGCCAGCGTTAACGTAGCCAGTTTGAAAAAAAGTTTTTTTCGTCGTCGTCCAAATTTGGTTGGTTGGAAAATTATTGATTCTTTCGCGAAAATCGTAAGACTCGGCGAAGGCCTTCACAAAAATAACGAGCTTTCTTCTGCTGCCATTCAAAGGGCCCTGGATGCGTTAAAGACGTGCCGCAAAAAAATAGACTTCCACGGTGTTACACATGTGCGGGCTGTTGCGACTGAGGCTTGCAGGCGTGCCACCAATGGCCATATTTTGGTTGAACGTGCCAAAGAAGAGCTGGGCCTTGACATTGAGATCATCGAGGGAAAAGAAGAAGCCCGCCTGGCCCTAACAGGATGCGCTGCCATTTTGAACCCAAAGATCCCGTATGCCATTGTTTTTGATATTGGCGGCGGCAGTACGGAGGTTATTTGGTTACGCCTGTCTGGGAACCGCGGCCGGCCCGGTTACCCTATTCCGTTTGAGGTGATTGATTCTATTTCTCTGCCTTATGGCGTTGTGACCATCAGTGAATCTTATGCGCAATTTGCCGCAAGCCCCGAGATTCACAGAAACCTTAGGGACAGCGTATCCCATGAACTGGGCCGTTTTTCAGAACGCAATCAGATTCAGGGTCATATCAATGACGATTCTGTGCAGCTTGTTGGTTCCTCTGGAACGGTCACCACTTTGGCCGCCATTCAGGTGGGGCTTAAACAATACGAACGGCGCATGATCGACGGTCTTTTTATCAAGACGTCTCGCTTACACTTTATCAGTCAAAAAATCCTAGCCATGAGCATCCCGGAACGGGCGCAGCACGCATGCATTGGCGCAGGCCGTTCAGATCTGGTGGTTGTGGGTTCCGCCATTTTAGAGGGGATTTGCGATGCCCTGCCGATTCCCGAATTAAGGGTTGCCGATCGGGGCGTCAGAGAGGGCATTTTGTCCGAACTGCTGGTGAATTTGAGTTAG